The following coding sequences are from one Delphinus delphis chromosome 19, mDelDel1.2, whole genome shotgun sequence window:
- the SOST gene encoding sclerostin produces MQLSLALCLVCLLVHAAFRVVEGQGWQAFKNDATEIIPELGEYPEPPPELNNKTMNRAENGGRPPHHPFETKDASEYSCRELHFTRYVTDGQCRSAKPVTELVCSGQCGPARLLPNAIGRGKWWRPSGPDFRCIPDRYRAQRVQLLCPGGAAPRARKVRLVASCKCKRLTRFHNQSELKDFGPEAARPQKGRKPRPRARDAKANRAELENAY; encoded by the exons ATGcagctctctcttgccctgtgtCTCGTCTGCCTGCTGGTACACGCAGCCTTCCGTGTGGTGGAGGGCCAGGGGTGGCAGGCCTTCAAGAATGATGCCACGGAAATCATCCCCGAGCTGGGCGAGTACCCCGAGCCTCCGCCAGAGCTGAACAACAAGACCATGAACCGGGCAGAAAACGGAGGGAggcctccccaccacccctttGAGACCAAAG ACGCTTCCGAGTACAGCTGCCGCGAGCTGCACTTCACCCGCTACGTGACGGACGGGCAGTGCCGCAGCGCCAAGCCGGTCACCGAGCTAGTGTGCTCGGGCCAGTGTGGCCCGGCGCGCCTGCTCCCCAACGCCATCGGCCGCGGCAAGTGGTGGCGCCCGAGCGGGCCCGACTTCCGCTGCATCCCCGACCGCTACCGCGCGCAGCGGGTGCAGCTGCTGTGTCCCGGCGGCGCGGCACCGCGCGCGCGCAAGGTGCGCCTGGTGGCCTCGTGCAAATGCAAGCGCCTCACCCGCTTCCACAACCAGTCTGAGCTCAAGGACTTCGGGCCCGAGGCCGCCCGGCCACAGAAGGGCCGGAAGCCGCGGCCCCGCGCCCGGGACGCCAAAGCCAACCGGGCGGAGCTGGAGAACGCCTATTAG